The Brassica rapa cultivar Chiifu-401-42 chromosome A10, CAAS_Brap_v3.01, whole genome shotgun sequence genome segment GTGGAGTTGACAGGCTGACCCGGCTGATTCCAAGCATGAAGAATTGCTTCTTTGACAAAAGGTTTGTGTAACATTCTCTTGTCAAAACGAAAAGAACCCCGATAAGTGTCTTGGGATGACAAGAGTTTTATTAGTACCGGACGGTGATCAGAGCCACGCTTTGCTAGAAAGGCTTGATTGGAGGCTGGAAAATGCTTAAACCAATCAGTGTTGCCGAACGATCTATCTAATTTACATTGAATCCAAAGATTGTTCCTACGACCACCCCAAGTGAAACTATTTCCAGTACTAGGAAGCTCAGACATTCCACAAACATCAAGCATGTCAGAGAAGGAATTGAAAGTGGAGTCGCTTCTTCTAGGACCACCAATCTTCTCCGTATTGTTTAAAATCTCGTTAAAATCTCCAAAAATACACCAACTGGTCTTCCTATTTACCCCAAAACGAGAGAGACGTTCCCATACTATATGACGAAGGGTAACTTCAGGATTACCATACACACAAGACAAGTGAAACATCTTATCTTCATATATAACTTTTACATCCAAAAGATTCTTGTCAGCATACAAGATAGATACATCCACACTGTTCTTCCAAAAAAGGGCGAGACCACCACCAATATATACAGGGTCTACAGTGTAAAGTCTATCATATCCTAGCCAGGCTTGAAGATCTACTAGCTTATTCCTAGAGTTCATGGTGTCCATCAGAAAAAGGATCTCAGGGAAATACTTACGTCGTAATTCCATGAGTCTATGAACTGTCAGATCATGAGACCGTCCCAGTCCCCGACAGTTCCAACTGATGAAACTCATTTAAGCTTTGGACGGTCCCTCCATTGGGACCATCTCTGATGCAATGCGCTTAGCAATCTTGGATGCACCGGCCAAATCATCTTCCGCCTTACGTTTCTTCTTAAGACCATGATCAGCAGTAGTAGAGTGTTGATTCTTTATTGCTGACTTCGAATTTTTCCTTTGCGATACTGGAATCCTTTTGTACCTTCCCGGCTTCCTCTTGGCTTTTTCCTTTTCTGTTGTCGAGCTCGAGAATTCAACGAAAGGAACCGTGGGTAGTTGATTCTGATTGGAGGAGCTTGGAGTAGTTGTCATTGAGAGCCGACAGAACACATTAGTTGTAGAGTTAACCAGAGTGTGACCAGCTGAGATTGCCGACTGCATCAATTTAGGCATCTGAGGAGAAGAACTTGCGGTCTTGGAGttgaaaagatttttttcaaaatcataGACAATTCCTTTGCCTTTGTTGATTTCTGTTGTGATGATCGGAGGCGGAACCAGTTGTAACATCGTCCTTTGAGAGATAAGATTTTGTTCAGCTTCCTTAACTGAGAAGATAACCCTTTGCTCTCTGATATGTCTATCTTCCTTACTAGAAGCAAGAAGGTAGTTGCGCATTTCTTGAAGAACTTCAGGATCGATGCGAGGACGCCCAGAGATAGGGTTAAAACCCACTTGATCCTCCTTTAAAACTCCAAACAGAGGATCATCCTCTGATAAGAAAGGCTTAATCTTTGAAGAGTGAGGATGATGTTGAATACTTGCTGAAGCCTGTTGCATGTCTGGATTATTGATGAGAAAAGGACATCTTGGTTTTGCATGTGTGAGTCTCTGACAATAAGTACACCTTTTCTGAACTTTTTCATAAAAGTAGAAGATAGTCGTTTGATCTCCTCCAGGAAGATTCAGAGTTCTTGATTTCTTAAGAGATTTGGAGACATCGATGCGTATCTTGACTCGAACGTAATCCTGCCGCTGAGATTTTTCAGGATCGAAAGCTACAAGCTCCACATGTCCGATCAGCTCTCCGAGTTCTGTTATTGCTGGAACCGTGTAGTGATTGACTGGGATATTGCTGATCCTAACCCAGATTGAGACAAACTGAAGATATCCATTCGGAGGCCTTGCAACCCATCTTTCTAAAGCCAAACTCCAATCATTATAGGTTTGCATGCCTTTGTCTAGGACGTCTTGAAGGTCATGGTCATGAGAGAAGATGAACTGGAATCTTTCCCTTGTAAGAGCTATTCCTCTCACCCGATTCACTTTTTGCCATTTCCTCGGCATATCGAGAATAAGATTGGCCATGTTTTAAAATTCAGGGTTGAGAATACGGCCAATAAGACTGCATGCATTCCTTTCTGAAGCATAGAACTGAGGAAGGTCTGGAAGATTGAAAGGTATATCCTCATCATCTTTTAAAGAAAGAGCTAAAAGAGCTTTATCCATATCAAAAGACATATGAACCGAATCTGAAGGTAGAATTTGAAAGAACAAGGGATTTTGGAAAATGATGATTAAAGAAAAGGAACAAGCGTAAAGATTAAGCTCTTTCTTGTTGTGGGAATCAAGAAAGAGGGTCCAAAGCTCTAGAAAGGAAAAtctctagagagagaaaatgtgattcAAAGACTAAGACGGCCAATAAACTTGTTATTTTAACCCTtcttgcaacaaaaaaaaaaacttgttataTTGTTATGACTTTAGGGCTTTGTGATATGCTTCGACCTTGttaacaaaaccaaaataaaaatgtaactaCTAGATCGTAAAGCTATCTTTATCGAATCATATCGTTTATTGAAATAAGAGTTGACGACTATATATCCTTTATACTCATTTGTTTTCAATAGAACTAAGAGTTCAAAATGTTTggattgtaagtttttttttggttaaaagtatagtttaagaaaacatatagaagcttatatatacttaatattttgtACTAAAAACATGATCAATCATTTGTTAATATGTAGAATCAAAATCAATATTAGAAAAGTTTCTTAAGCATCGTATAAAAAAAGGAATGGAATGAGATATTTTGTTTTACCGTGTTTGTTTTTAGATTATTGCATCATGAAGCATGCTACATAAAATCTTAGAACAACATGGAATTAAATTAAGAAGTTTGGATAAAAGAAAACTACACTAAATGTAATGTTGCAGCTTCTTGGATCAACTGCCACAGGAACTGTGAAGCTGCCTGGATATTAAGGATCATCGGGGAGAGACTATGTTTGAGTGACAGCCGTAGTACTTGTAACTTGGTCCTTAATAGTTTCCTCATTTGAAGCAGATCTGTTGAGCTTACTATAAGACAGTGGAACGCCGATTAAGCAGATATGTTGAGTTTACTCTGGACAAAGGACGATTGTGTTTGAGATATCATTGCAAAATGTGTGTTGAAGTGATTGAAAATTCCAAAAGTACCTTTTTCGACACTCAACAGCTGAAATTCACGGTTATATCGAAAACTCTTGAAGAATAGACAATAAATTATATGCCAGCAAATGGAAACATTGTAGCAATGGAGACAGCCAGGAGTGTAATATCAGTCCTATACGTCAAGAGATTATTAATAATGGCTGTAAGATCTTATTATTTCAGAAACTAGGGGACCGCTTAGAGACAAGTTCCCGGGAGACTCATCATTCCAAGGTTTGGAGCTCCTATCGCAATTTAAACAATGTCATGCCCTtgcatatctttttttttaattgactaAGAGGTTATTTTTTCGGAGAGTAATTTATGCAATTAAAACTCAAACcatgtaatttgttttttccgGAGAGTGAAAAGTTTTCAATGTAAATCAAATTCATGAACTGCAAAATTCCTACGTGAATCGGTAATCAAGTGGCTTAAGCACTAAGCCAACTCATCTTTGGCCCCCTGCTTCTCTTTGCTTGATAAAATTTTAATCGAATGGAAACATCAATTAGTTTTGTTAATTTATACAGTAGGTGAAAATCCACAATATGTGATCGATAAGAAGATTGTTGAAACGATGACTGAAACGTTTACTCTTATTCCTACATGTAAACCATTATAAGATAAAACTGTAAAATGTGTTTATGTAATGATGTAAACGTCAGAATAACGAAGTTTATGATGTTTTTCTGCGGGTAATATAGTATTACAGGTACTCGTAAGGGTAAAGACGAATCCTATGAACTTTGTTTCTTAGAAACTCTGGCAGATATCGGCTtaggtttgttttgttttagaaTTTCAAAGAAAACATTCAATGAACACTTAATGTTATCCAAATTGTAATTCTTCTTCAGCAAGCCTTTCTTACAAGATATAAGTCATTACAATGAAATAGAACCTAAGACATTAAAATTCGAAGAATTTGATTTGAGCTAGGTAGCTTAAATAGTCGACTCCAAGAAGTTTACAATGTTGCTTCCGTGAGACCTAAGCAAAAGGTGGCGAGAAGGCATCAGCTTCTGCACCAAACCCCTAAACAGATCAACCCTATTCGTCTCATGCGTGACTCTCAGTGCCTTGACTACCACGAAACTCCCATACTCATTCCTCGCTAGCCTCATCAACCTGCCTCCTTCGCACTCCAAAAGCTCCGTTACCACCACAGCCATCGACTCCTCAGTATCTAGAAGCTTCTCTACAATGTAGCTTCCATACTTTTTAAACGACAGATCAATGCAATGGCCACGAAGACTAACCGCTACGTTGTGCGTGCAACGCAAGTCGTAGAGTGTAAGCACGTGTTGGACAACGAAGTTCCCTGAAGGCTCGTTGCTTAGGCAGCGAGCGTTGCGCGCGACCAAGTCTAGTAGAAGATTTCTGTAGAAAGGATCATCCGCGTCGGTTATGACCTCGTTAAGCGCGATGCAACCGTACTGATTACGCGCGATGTCGAGCGCGTGGTGGAGAAGGTGCTCGTACATTAcatacttcttcttcttgtcgaAAACGAGCATAGCTCGAATGACCACGTAGGATGCGTACTTATCGGTTATGATATGGAAGAACCGGCGCAAGATAGCGGCGCAGAAGAAGGCGTCCATGTCGTCTGATATTCCGAGGAGCTTCTGGACGCGTCTCGACCCGTAAATGTTTCGGACAACCTCCGTGAAGTAATCGGA includes the following:
- the LOC103846167 gene encoding uncharacterized protein LOC103846167 — encoded protein: MANLILDMPRKWQKVNRVRGIALTRERFQFIFSHDHDLQDVLDKGMQTYNDWSLALERWVARPPNGYLQFVSIWVRISNIPVNHYTVPAITELGELIGHVELVAFDPEKSQRQDYVRVKIRIDVSKSLKKSRTLNLPGGDQTTIFYFYEKVQKRCTYCQRLTHAKPRCPFLINNPDMQQASASIQHHPHSSKIKPFLSEDDPLFGVLKEDQVGFNPISGRPRIDPEVLQEMRNYLLASSKEDRHIREQRVIFSVKEAEQNLISQRTMLQLVPPPIITTEINKGKGIVYDFEKNLFNSKTASSSPQMPKLMQSAISAGHTLVNSTTNVFCRLSMTTTPSSSNQNQLPTVPFVEFSSSTTEKEKAKRKPGRYKRIPVSQRKNSKSAIKNQHSTTADHGLKKKRKAEDDLAGASKIAKRIASEMVPMEGPSKA
- the LOC103845397 gene encoding pumilio homolog 18, coding for MAMTMSDGLQRIRFPKGISGYIPPPGFAPRATVANARLNELFNVMTSCEGVSQFKDIISKSDRKELQLMVLLLTSDSDYFTEVVRNIYGSRRVQKLLGISDDMDAFFCAAILRRFFHIITDKYASYVVIRAMLVFDKKKKYVMYEHLLHHALDIARNQYGCIALNEVITDADDPFYRNLLLDLVARNARCLSNEPSGNFVVQHVLTLYDLRCTHNVAVSLRGHCIDLSFKKYGSYIVEKLLDTEESMAVVVTELLECEGGRLMRLARNEYGSFVVVKALRVTHETNRVDLFRGLVQKLMPSRHLLLRSHGSNIVNFLESTI